The following is a genomic window from Methanoplanus sp. FWC-SCC4.
GCTTTCCGTCTTTAACAACAGGCAAAGAGCTTATTTTTTTGTTGACAATCAAATCAATCACAGATTTCAATTCCATTTCAGAATTAACTGTCATTGCAGGAGATGTCATAATATCACTCACAAGCAGATTTCTGACACGATACTCCTGACGTTTGCCTTCTCCGGACTCACGGAATTCACGCATTGAACTTGCAATATCTGTTTCGGTTACAACTCCTTCAATGCCATCTTCTCCGGTCACTACAAATTTCATTACTCCCTCATCAATCATCCTGCGGCGGAGGTGTACAACCCTCTCACCGGAGTTTATTGTGTGTGGAACCTGCATCAGATTTTCAACCGATGAATCAGGATACACTGAGGCGAGCAAATCATTTGCATCCACTTTACCTACAAGATTGTGCTCATCGTCAAACACGGCCACAACCTTGTATTCCTGCAGGAGAGGAACCAGTACTTCAGCCTCCTGATCAGGATATACGGATGTAAAATTCTCATCCATCTGATTGGCAACATGAATCTTTGTTGGAGAAACCGCAGAGGTCTTTTTGCTTCCGAGAATATCCGCAATGGATTTACGGGAAATTGTACCAACTACACCTCCGTTGTTTGTAACAACAAGGGGATCCAGACCTTCGTCCAGCATTTTATCCAGTGCCTCTGTAATCGGACTGGATTTTGCGATAGTTACAGGCTTTGACATGACATCTTTTACAAGTAATTTTTCAGCCATTTTTAACACCTCATATTTTTTAGACTTTTTTTCTGCAATTTTATTCTCTGTCTGTTCTCCAACTACCACGAAGACGCTAAAGGCATACTGCACATATACTATATGCAGGACTGCAAAGGGTTATTGGTATAAACCCGGGGTAATTTTTATTCAGCCCTTCTTTTTTTAGTACCTGCAACAGGCCTTTATTCAATGGATGCGCCAGGTGGATAAGATAAAGTCAATTCCAGGACCGGTTAAAAGCAGATATTTATCTGCTCCGGCCTTCACTGACTTTGCTCTTTTGAAAGTGCCTTTACCAGATCAAATTCTGTTACAACACCTACAAGATTTGAATTATTGATAACCGGAAATGCACCGACTCCTTTTTCGATCATCTCTTTTGCAACCCGGCTTATACTCTCATCCGGAGTTGTCGTATAAAGTTCTCCGCTTATCAGTTTGCGAACCGGGACTGACATTACATCAGAAACATCGCCCGTGGTCATTTCCCGGAATACATCTCCGTCCCCAAGATAATTCATGATGTCCATTGCAGTCACTATCCCAAACAAAACGTCATCACTTACAACAGGAAGACGCCTGAATTTGTTTGAGATCATCTGTTTTGTTACATCACATATGCGGGCGTCGGGTGACGTCACATGCGGGGACTTTGTCATTATGTCAGATACACTGAGATAATTCGGATTTTTACATAGTACTTTTAAGATATCCCTTTCAGTAACAATACCTCTTAGTATACCCTCTTCAGATGTAATTGGAAGCCCTCCGCATTTTTTGTTAACGATTGTATCAATCACCTCTGAAATTTTGTTATTGTCCCTGATTGTGACAGCCTTTGTACTCATGATTTCACGGACACTGTCATTAAGTGCCGAGATCATGTTCCCGTTATGCTTTTTTGATACAAGATTGAATTTTTCGCCGCCTCCCATGAAGTTGATAATATCTCCGGCAGTTACAATCCCTATTATTTTATGAGTGCCCGGATCAGTTACAGGAAGTCTTCGAAATCCCTTCTTTGTCATTGTTTCAACAGCACCAATGATCGTCTTCCTCGGTGAAACCGAGATAACATCATGGGTTGCGATATCCATCAGTTCAGATTTGTTGTTTTTCACATCCATATGCATGAAATCATTCCATTTTGACCGGTATAAAGGATACACAAAAAACATCCTCCGGAGTATCTCTCACATATATATTTTTAGGTTTTTTAGGCAGACACCGTCTTTATCACAAAATTTTAGGTGACAATCCCGATATCCGCCAAATCTTTACAAATTATTATTTCCAGCATTCATTTCAGAAGGTCTTCAGACATCTGTTAAATGTCATCACCGTGATAGCAGTCAGGACAGACAAATCTTCCATCCATTGAGGTGAGTTTGTCTGACATTTTGCCACACGAATCACAAATCCCTGTTCCTTCATCATTATATTCATGATTTACACGAATCAGGTCTGCCATGATTTCATTTAACTCATTTGAGACGGAAAGAATGTCCCTGACAGTGACAAGTCCTATAACCCTCTGGTTCTCAACCACAGGAAGCCTTCTCACTTTATTCTTTACCATCATATGAGTTGCATCACCTATCTTCTTATCAGAGTCAATAGTTATGAGAGGAGTGCTCATAATTTCACTGACATAAACTTCATCAGGTTTTTTATTTTTTGCAACAACTTTGCAGTTCAGATCCTCCTCGGTGACTATGCCCTTTGGCATATTATTCTGCAGGACAATACAGCTTCCCACTTCATTGCGGCACATCTTCTCGGCAGCTTTCCAAACAGTTGCTTCCGCACCGATTGTTACCGGGTTGTACCTCATGACCTCCTTTATGGGGACGTCGAGATGAAAGTGGCCCGTGTTAATTCTGTTATCGCTCACATGATCACCTGTATCTTCCGCCGCCTTGTACACGACAAAACATATTCTGCACTGTGAAGGCATGGAAGAGAGGGCTACAAGCTATCCTATGATCCTGTCAGTATAAAAGGATAATGACAATTGATTTTCATAAAATATCATAAATATATGAAATTAAAATTTCTGTTAAACTAATAAGACACAATAGAAATCTTATTCATTAAAAGAAAACATGATATTATTCTATACTGTACAATAAAGTATTACAATTCATATATAATTATAGAATGGAGAGCAAAAGATGAGTTTCCTTGACAGGACAAGACAAAGATTTGCAAAATTAATTAGCGGGCTTTTTAAGAAAAAACAGATGAGAATCGGTATTTACGGTCCGCCAAATGCCGGCAAAACCACTCTTTCAAACCGTATTGTAAGAGACTGGACGGGGGACGCGGTAGGTCCGGTCAGTGAAATTCCACACGAAACACGCCGTGCACGCCGAAAAGAGGGCGTAACAATTTCAGACGAGAAAGGAAGTGCTGTAACAATAGATATTGTTGACACACCAGGTGTAACAACAAAAATAGACTACAAGGAATTCCTCGAATACGGAATGGAACAGGAAGAAGCCATTGTAAGAGCACGTGAGGCTACTGAAGGGGTTGCAGAAGCCATGCACTGGTTAAGGGAAGACATTGACGGTGTAATCTATATGCTTGATTCAACACAGGATCCCTTCATTCAGGTAAACATAATGCTTGTCGGCATTATCGAAAGCCGTGATCTTCCTGTAATTATTGTTGCAAACAAAAATGATCTTCCTGATGCATCATCAGCAAGGATTAAAAGCGCCTTCCCACAGCATCCGGTTATTTCAATCTCCGGTCTTGAAGGAAACAACGTGGAAGAACTCTATCAGAAGATGATAGAATACTTTGGGTGATTCAAGTGATTCAGGGAGTACAAATTGATTTGATTTCCGCCGAGCGACTCGAGAAACTTACGACTCTGGAAAAAATCCGTCTGATTCTCGATGAGGTTATGGAAGGGAATGTCGTAGTTTTGGAAAGAGGCCTCACACCCGATGAACAGAGCATGTTAATCGAAACTACAATGCGCGAAATCACACCCGACGGTTTTGCAGGTATCGAAATGGAAACATACTCTGCCGGCGGAAGTGATTCAGGCAAAGGAGGGGGATTCTTTGGAGGACTCTTCGGCAAGAAGGAATCCACATCAGGACGTCTTACTGTTATAGGACCTGCCAACCAGATGAAAACATTAAAGAAAGACAAAGACCTTATCAGCACCTGGGTCTCATCAAGGTGATATTTGTAAAATGCCGCATAAATGCACACAGTGTGGACGCGAATTTAAAGATGGCTCAACAGAGATACTAAAAGGCTGCCCAAGCTGCGGCGGTAAAAAATTTCTCTATGTCAAAAAGGATGATCTCCACAAAGATGTACTTGAAGAAAAGAGTATAGACGATCTGGCAAAAGAAACAAAACAGGAAATAGTAGAGATCAAATCCGAAAAAGAAGAAGAAGACGATGAGATAGAAATATACGAAAGAATAGAAAGCATACGCGTCATCAGTCCGGGCTCATATGAGCTGAATATAGAAAAACTTGCAAGCGGCGACGATATGATCATGCAGATGGGTACAGATGACAAATATGTCGTTGATATTCTTTCAATGGCAAAACCAAAAAGAAGAAAAAAATAATAATTTTTTATATCCTTTGCTGTTTTAAATGAAATACTCAATTTTCAGATTTTAAATCATAACTTTATGTTGTTTTTCAAAGATACTCCTATAAATTTTCTATCCTCTTATTTTTGGGAAGTAAACAGTAATTTTTTTTAATTTATTCGGATTATCAGCCGCAATATTTTAAATATAAAAGATCAGGGGGGTATTCAACCTTTGTAAACAGCTAATACGTTATATCGTAATCGTAAACAAAACCTGTATAATCAACACCATGCCTTGAATCCATGGCAAGATCCATGTTTCCTAAATCATCAGGCATGAGTCCGTACAGATGCACACCTGATGTAGTCTTCCCGTCAGATATGGTAAAGCCGTCTGCAGCAAGTGCCATATAGCCTCTGCGATTTGAAACTGTGACGACCAGAGTTGATCTTACTTCATCATAGAATATAAGGCCGCCCGGATATCCAGTGCCAAGATAAACGCCGTTTTTGTATACATTAAAGGCCATATCCAGATCACTGCCGTAAACAGAGCCGCCTGATAGTGATATCCGGCCATTTATAACGTCAGACGGGTTTTCAAACCGTACAACATCACCGTCAGCAAGTGTGTAATCACTACCCCCTACTCTGACATATGAAAGGTCACCTGAAGATACCAGTTCAAGATAACCTCCCTGGCCAAGTGTTCCCGTTTTTTTGTTAAAGGTTGAAAGAACTATATCCGTAAGAGGACCGGTGAAATCTACAGTTATTAAATTCTCCTTTGTCTCGGTTGACCTGCCTTCACCATTTGAGGCTGTCAGCGAAACCGTGTATGTACCGGGGAAACTGTATGTGTGCCCCGGATTTTGTGAAGAATGTGTTTTTCCGTCTCCAAAATTCCACTCCCAGTTTTCAGGATCATTTGTGGAAGTGTCGGTAAACTGAACAAATAATGGTGCATTTCCGGAATTTTGACTATAAGTAAAGTCCGCAACAGGAGGCTTCGGGACATATGAAATAATCTCGTAGCTTTCTGCTGAAGCCTTTGCATATATCATCGGATCTACCCTTAATAGTCCCGTGCTGTCAGGAGCCACATTAAACAGTCTGACTTCAGATGAATCAACCGGCCACCAGTTCATCAAAACCTCACCGTCATATTCAAAGTATGAGGGAATTTCACGGCTGTAAGGAACTACGAGGTCAAGTGTGGAGATTGTGTCAACAGCATTTCCTACATATACTGTTCCAATTCTGCCAAAACCCGCCAGTGAACCGTCAATATACACATCTGCATCAGATGCCCCAAACTGATTTACAGCACCGGAGTTTATCTCAACAGGCACCCACTGGTCACTATTGAGGACTATTCTTACATCAGATCCCTGACTTATATCATGACGGACTCCGCCGATTGTGATAAAAGAATACAAAGAGTCAACCTTAAAGGCCAGACTTCCTCCGGAATTGAAGTAAGCGTCCCTTGCGGTGTTTAATGTGAAATCCTTCTTTGAACAGCAGTCCTCCTGGCAGAAAGAATCGACAAATCTTCTCTCAAAACTGCCCGAAGACCATTCAAGATGCAATAAGGCATATCCGTTATTCTCATACATCTTCACCCTTACAGGATGGGTTCCCCGCATCAGATGTATTGTCCCTGAAATTTCCTTTGCCGGGTGAAGACCCCAGTTGTCAATCAGAGGTGTATCACCATCGGTGACATCATCAATCCAGAGTTTTGAGCCGTCATCAGAAGTCAGGTAAAATGTGTAATCATCCTCCTGTTCTATGAAGAGGTACCCTTCATAAATAACACTGAACTTATTATCCTTACCTACGAGGGGAACCGGCCAGTTTGAAATATCACTTTCATATCCGATACCAACAGACGCACTGTCGGCAAACCGGAGTCTTGAATCAACCCTTTCAACAGCTGTTCCTGTGAAATCACTTGTCGGATAGTAGTAGCCTTTTATTCCGGAATCACCACATGGGAGAGAAGAAAGGACATTTATGTAACCGGTCTTATTTTCAATACCAAAACCATAGCTGTTTTCAACCCTTAAACTGACATCAAAAAGTCCTGAACTGACATATGTATGAACGGGATTTTGTTCTGTTGAAGTACTGCCGTCACCAAAGTCCCAGTACCACGATGCCGGTGAACCCGCTGAAATATCGGTGAAACTGACAGTTAATGGAGCATTTCCCGTGTTTAGATCAGATATGAAATCCGCTTCAGGTCCCAAACAGCAGTCCTCCTGACAGAATGACTCAGTTATTTTTCTTTCAAATTTTGAGGAAGACCATTCAAGTCTTAATACGGCAGCACCCGTCTGCTCATACATCTTTATTTTTACCCGGTGATTCCCCTGCGTGAGATGAACTGTTGAAGACTTTGTATTTGGTGGATGCTGCCCCCAGTTGTCAATTACCGGAGTATCGGTATCTTTCGTATTGTCTATCCACAAATATGAACCATCATCAGAAGTCAGATAAAATGTATAGTCATCCTCATCGTCTATTACAACATAGCCTTCGTAAATTACTCCGAAGTAGTCATTCTGATTAATGACAGGAACAGGCCAGTTGTTCATGTCGGAGTTTGAGTATCCGTAACTTAATGCAGTCTCATCCGCAAAATAAATCCTTTTATCCGTCCTCTCAACAGGTGTACCGCTAAATTTGACATTTGAATAGTAGTAACCTTTCAGACCTTCCGCAGTGCAGGACAGTGAAGGCAGGACTGTAATGTATGAAGTCTTTGTTTCTGTATCAAAGAGTCCGTCAGGGGTAGATACTCTCAGACTCACAGTGAATATGCCAAATGTGGTGTAAGTGTGATCCGGATTTTGAAGCGTTGAACTGTTCCCGTCACCAAAGTCCCATAACCAGCTGTCAACAGGGCCTGAAGACAGGTCGGTGAAGGAAACATCCAGCGGGGCACCTCCGGATAAAGAACTACCGGAGAAATTTGCAACAGGCGGTATTACTGATGAAGGAGTCTGTGTAGGATAAGGCTTTATGGTAGGAATTACAGCACTTGTATTTTCTCCAAGCAAATAGAGAATTGCCGGCTCTTCGCGATTTTGTGTATTTAAAACAACTATACTGTCAGGAACAGAAGTTAACGGAATTCGAATAGATTCACTGTTTTCAAGCTGATCCCAGTCATCACCGGATATTCTTTTAAATTCCGAAGTTTTATCGACACCATCTAAAATTATTTTTGTCCTGTCCCTTAATAACGGATCACCGCCTTCATGTGATAGTACAAAATAATCTTGGCCGTTCTCCGTTATTACCTCAGATCGCAAATTAACAGCAGGGGCATCATCAGACTGGTAATCAAAAAAATATGTAATCCCAATAACGCCTATTACTGCCGCAAAAACACCAATGAGCAGTATCACTCCGACAACTTCAGAAATGCCCGCAGTTTCCTTTTCCATTTTTTTAGCACCCCGGATCGTAAATATCTGGTTAATTATTTCTTTTAACCTCTACAAGAGCAGTATTGGAAAAAGATCCTTCTGTTGCGTTGTAGGCAATTACAGTTACCGAAATGCTCGTCGGAAGATCACTTGCACTCAGTATTAAATTCAGTTCATCAACCATGACCTCATAGACATTTGACCCGAGTGTTGTGTTAAGTGACATCTCCCTGGCATACGCATTACGGTTTCCGGCGCCCAGATCCTCATAATTATATATTACCGCATGAACCCGGTCTGGGATAAATGACTGATTTATCTCAGTCACAAGTACCGCCTCACCAAGTCTTGATTCAAGTTCAGCATTTAATTCATCAGTATCAATAATTTCAACAGGTGTTGAAAATGTATCAGCAGGAACTATTATGTCTCCGGTACCTGTATCAGAAGGTGAATATTCCCCTGTCTTATTGTAATATACCGAAGATGATGTCAGGAGCGTTTCTGTCCCATATCCTGTAAATACTAAATTAACACTCAGAGGACGTGGGGAAGCCCCGTAGTCATAATAAAGGGAACCGCCTGACTGCCATACATCACCACCGCCCTCCAGAACAAAATCTGCGGTTTTATCCTCATAGCCGGAACCGGAATCGACCAGAATACTAAAAGAACCTATCTTAAGTTCATCTCCGCCATTATGATAAATGTAGAATTTGCCGGGAGTGCTGCCAAACCCTGATAGTATGTCCACTTTTGGAACCGGCTGTGGGGGTGTGCCTGAAAACAGAATTACTGAAATTATCGCAACACCGGCAACTGCAAGGGATATCAGGACTATCGCACCAACAATCTCAGATACACCTTCTTCATTTTTTATGAAACTTTCAAATCCCGTTATTTACACCACCAGATATTTTTTACTCTATTGCAGAGGCAACATTTTGAAGCCAGACATTGTAATCCGCACGATATACATCAAGTTCAACATCATTGGATGCCCCGGAAACATCAGGTCCGTGCACATTTGCAGAAACAATATTGCCGGCAACCCTCAGTTCACACCAGTTTGACGTGCCCTCTCTTGCAAGCGTGTTTTTAAAAACACGCTCCCAGCAGTCAGCCTCATCGGCATTTTCACAATAAACAGTGATTGTGACTTTTTTTGCCTGCCTTTTGCCGGAGAGATACTGCGGTGCCTGTTTAAGCCTTGCCTCAACCCTCAACGGGCCTGATCCTCCAAGGAACTGCTCACCAGAAACTGATACGGGAGTTATCTGGACAGCGGCTTTTCCGCCGACATTGTATATGGAAACAAGCGGATCCACTCTTATTGTAATTCCACTGTCCTGAAGCAGAAATACACCTCCCATCTGGTAATAATAGTCCTGTTCAACCCAGTAATTGTTCTGTGAACTGTATTTTAAAATTCCAAGAGTGGTGTTTAACACCTCTTCACCCTCATTCATTGTCACTCTGATACTTCCGTGGTTTTTGTCCACACTCATTGTACCTGAAGATGGGATCGGCGTAAAAAAAGGCATGATATCACTGCCCCCGGTATAAAATCCTCCGCTCGTTCCAAGATCAAAGGAATTAGCAAGCGTCACACCGTAGGTCGGGTATTTCAGGGAACTGCCCGTATAAGAACCAACAGAATTGATCCAAAGGGAATCAAGAGAGATCTTAAAGTCAACAAAACGGTTTTTAATATCGTTCATATGCTTAATCTCATTCTCACGGCCCTGGGACGGGATTTCATATATCAGATAAACGGACATAGCCACCACTATCAAACCTAAAATCAATATGAAACCAACAACCTCTGACAAACCGTCTTCCCTGTCAATATGATACATAGCCGATTACCTGATTTTATATTTGCAGCAAACAAAGGAAACATTTCCGGAATTCTGCAAATATCATTCATGTAAATAATGAAGGCAGCAGCTTAATAAAAATTAGTGCTGAATGATGCCAAAAAATTACAGTTCATGTAAATCTTACATGCCGTTTTTTAATCTAAATACATACCCTGAGACTGTGTGATACCTATATATTGTTAATCTAATACAGACAAGATATAAGGCACATGCAAATAACAGGTGGAAACTCATCAGAGAAGATACACTGGGCGGATGTCTGCGCAGCAAACGTAAATCAGGACATCCCTCACAGGATTGCAACAGGGATTACCCCTTCAGGCCCAATTCATATAGGAAATATGCGTGAAGTGGTGACAGGTGACCTGGTCTACAAGGCAATGGTCAAAAAAGGCCTTGATACAGAGCTCATCTATAACGCAGATGACTTTGATCCTTTAAGAAAAGTCTACCCTTTCCTTCCACAAAGCTACGAACAATATATAGGAAGACCTATCTGTGACATTCCATGCCCCTGCGGCAAACATGCAAACTACGCAGAACATTTTCTTGAGCCGTTTTTACAGGCACTTGAAGAGCTGGATGTAAAACCTGTTGTCATGCGCTCAAGTGAACTTTACAGATCAGGAAAATATACAGAGCAGATAAAGACTGTTCTTGAAAATTCTGAAGAAATAAAAGAAATATTAGAGCGTGTATCCAGGAGAAAACTTCCGGACACATGGGTTCCATTCTACCCGATATGTAAAAAATGCAAAAAAATAAGCAATGCCGAAATTCTGGGTCATGACCCTGAAAATCATATCGTAAAATACAGGTGTGACTGCGGATATGAAGGGGATTGCGACTATTCAAAAGGGGAAGGAAAACTGGTATGGCGTGTGGACTGGCCGATGAGATGGGCAGCTCTGGACGTTACAGTCGAACCTTTTGGAAAGGATCATGCAGCAGCAGGAGGTTCATATGATACAGGAAAAGAGATCGTCGAGAAGATCTTTGGAGGAAATGCTCCTTATCCTGTACAGTATGAATGGATAAGTCTGAAGGGCAAAGGTGCAATGGCATCATCAACAGGAGTTGCAATTACAATAACCTCAATGCTGGAAATTGTTCCACCTGATGTTTTGAGATACCTCATTGCCAGAAGCAAACCAGAAAAGGCAATCAACTTTGATCCGGGGATGGGCCTTTTAACACTTATCGATGAATATGCAAAAGTTGCGGAAAATGCAGATTCACGTGAGTATGAACTCTCTAAAATCTCAAACCTCGCAACTGACATTCCGTTCCGTCACCTTGTAACAGTTGTCCAGATTGCAAAGGATGACGAGGCAATATTTGATGTGCTTGAAAGAAGCGGCTATAATGTTGAAAACAGGGAAGCGGTTTTAAAGAGGGCACAGCGTGCAAAGATCTGGGTTGACAAGTATGCACCTGAAATGGTCAGGTTCACAGTCCAAAAGGATATGCCTAAAGAGTTTTCCTTTACAGAACCGGAATTATCAGCAATTAAATTATTGTCTGAAAACCTCTCCGCAGTTGAAGAGTGGAATGCTGAAAATCTGCACAATGCAATATACAGTGCAGGAAATGAGTCTGAAATAGGTCCAAAGGGTCTTTTCACCTGTATATACATCTCAATCTTGGGACAAAAACGCGGACCACGTGCAGGCTGGTTCCTTGAGGCACTTGGACGCGATTTTGTTACAAAGAGAATCTCTGAAGCGGTGAACACCGGTGCTCAGTAAGGGATGTAAACAGTGCCACATCGGCGCAAAGATGGTTCTGTTTGTAACAGGCATATGCGGAAAAGACTGCTGGTACTGTCCTATATCCTATGAAAGAAAAGGAAAAGACAATACATACGCAAATGACCGTCTTGTTAAATCCGACAGGGACATAATTGACGAAGCAAAGATGATGGGTGCGCTTGGAACAGGGGTTACCGGCGGGGAGGCACTTTTGGACATGGATAAAGTCACAAGATACTGCCGTCTCCTGAAAGATGAATTCGGGCCGGAACACCACATCCATCTTTATACAGGAACCGCACCAAGCACTACAAAACTTAATGCCTTAAAAGGACTCGTTGACGAGATCAGGATGCATCCACCACAGGAGATGTGGGAAAATATCCTCGATACTGACTACATCAGAGCCGCAAAAGAGGCTAAAGAGATGGGATTTGAAGTGACGATTGAAGTTCCTTCACTCCCCGGTC
Proteins encoded in this region:
- a CDS encoding PKD domain-containing protein, whose translation is MEKETAGISEVVGVILLIGVFAAVIGVIGITYFFDYQSDDAPAVNLRSEVITENGQDYFVLSHEGGDPLLRDRTKIILDGVDKTSEFKRISGDDWDQLENSESIRIPLTSVPDSIVVLNTQNREEPAILYLLGENTSAVIPTIKPYPTQTPSSVIPPVANFSGSSLSGGAPLDVSFTDLSSGPVDSWLWDFGDGNSSTLQNPDHTYTTFGIFTVSLRVSTPDGLFDTETKTSYITVLPSLSCTAEGLKGYYYSNVKFSGTPVERTDKRIYFADETALSYGYSNSDMNNWPVPVINQNDYFGVIYEGYVVIDDEDDYTFYLTSDDGSYLWIDNTKDTDTPVIDNWGQHPPNTKSSTVHLTQGNHRVKIKMYEQTGAAVLRLEWSSSKFERKITESFCQEDCCLGPEADFISDLNTGNAPLTVSFTDISAGSPASWYWDFGDGSTSTEQNPVHTYVSSGLFDVSLRVENSYGFGIENKTGYINVLSSLPCGDSGIKGYYYPTSDFTGTAVERVDSRLRFADSASVGIGYESDISNWPVPLVGKDNKFSVIYEGYLFIEQEDDYTFYLTSDDGSKLWIDDVTDGDTPLIDNWGLHPAKEISGTIHLMRGTHPVRVKMYENNGYALLHLEWSSGSFERRFVDSFCQEDCCSKKDFTLNTARDAYFNSGGSLAFKVDSLYSFITIGGVRHDISQGSDVRIVLNSDQWVPVEINSGAVNQFGASDADVYIDGSLAGFGRIGTVYVGNAVDTISTLDLVVPYSREIPSYFEYDGEVLMNWWPVDSSEVRLFNVAPDSTGLLRVDPMIYAKASAESYEIISYVPKPPVADFTYSQNSGNAPLFVQFTDTSTNDPENWEWNFGDGKTHSSQNPGHTYSFPGTYTVSLTASNGEGRSTETKENLITVDFTGPLTDIVLSTFNKKTGTLGQGGYLELVSSGDLSYVRVGGSDYTLADGDVVRFENPSDVINGRISLSGGSVYGSDLDMAFNVYKNGVYLGTGYPGGLIFYDEVRSTLVVTVSNRRGYMALAADGFTISDGKTTSGVHLYGLMPDDLGNMDLAMDSRHGVDYTGFVYDYDITY
- the lysS gene encoding lysine--tRNA ligase, which produces MQITGGNSSEKIHWADVCAANVNQDIPHRIATGITPSGPIHIGNMREVVTGDLVYKAMVKKGLDTELIYNADDFDPLRKVYPFLPQSYEQYIGRPICDIPCPCGKHANYAEHFLEPFLQALEELDVKPVVMRSSELYRSGKYTEQIKTVLENSEEIKEILERVSRRKLPDTWVPFYPICKKCKKISNAEILGHDPENHIVKYRCDCGYEGDCDYSKGEGKLVWRVDWPMRWAALDVTVEPFGKDHAAAGGSYDTGKEIVEKIFGGNAPYPVQYEWISLKGKGAMASSTGVAITITSMLEIVPPDVLRYLIARSKPEKAINFDPGMGLLTLIDEYAKVAENADSREYELSKISNLATDIPFRHLVTVVQIAKDDEAIFDVLERSGYNVENREAVLKRAQRAKIWVDKYAPEMVRFTVQKDMPKEFSFTEPELSAIKLLSENLSAVEEWNAENLHNAIYSAGNESEIGPKGLFTCIYISILGQKRGPRAGWFLEALGRDFVTKRISEAVNTGAQ
- a CDS encoding Zn-ribbon domain-containing protein; translated protein: MPHKCTQCGREFKDGSTEILKGCPSCGGKKFLYVKKDDLHKDVLEEKSIDDLAKETKQEIVEIKSEKEEEDDEIEIYERIESIRVISPGSYELNIEKLASGDDMIMQMGTDDKYVVDILSMAKPKRRKK
- a CDS encoding CBS domain-containing protein, with the protein product MSDNRINTGHFHLDVPIKEVMRYNPVTIGAEATVWKAAEKMCRNEVGSCIVLQNNMPKGIVTEEDLNCKVVAKNKKPDEVYVSEIMSTPLITIDSDKKIGDATHMMVKNKVRRLPVVENQRVIGLVTVRDILSVSNELNEIMADLIRVNHEYNDEGTGICDSCGKMSDKLTSMDGRFVCPDCYHGDDI
- a CDS encoding CBS domain-containing protein; translated protein: MYPLYRSKWNDFMHMDVKNNKSELMDIATHDVISVSPRKTIIGAVETMTKKGFRRLPVTDPGTHKIIGIVTAGDIINFMGGGEKFNLVSKKHNGNMISALNDSVREIMSTKAVTIRDNNKISEVIDTIVNKKCGGLPITSEEGILRGIVTERDILKVLCKNPNYLSVSDIMTKSPHVTSPDARICDVTKQMISNKFRRLPVVSDDVLFGIVTAMDIMNYLGDGDVFREMTTGDVSDVMSVPVRKLISGELYTTTPDESISRVAKEMIEKGVGAFPVINNSNLVGVVTEFDLVKALSKEQSQ
- a CDS encoding CBS domain-containing protein; this encodes MAEKLLVKDVMSKPVTIAKSSPITEALDKMLDEGLDPLVVTNNGGVVGTISRKSIADILGSKKTSAVSPTKIHVANQMDENFTSVYPDQEAEVLVPLLQEYKVVAVFDDEHNLVGKVDANDLLASVYPDSSVENLMQVPHTINSGERVVHLRRRMIDEGVMKFVVTGEDGIEGVVTETDIASSMREFRESGEGKRQEYRVRNLLVSDIMTSPAMTVNSEMELKSVIDLIVNKKISSLPVVKDGKLAGIIFKDALVMAL
- a CDS encoding DUF2073 domain-containing protein; protein product: MIQGVQIDLISAERLEKLTTLEKIRLILDEVMEGNVVVLERGLTPDEQSMLIETTMREITPDGFAGIEMETYSAGGSDSGKGGGFFGGLFGKKESTSGRLTVIGPANQMKTLKKDKDLISTWVSSR
- a CDS encoding Era-like GTP-binding protein translates to MSFLDRTRQRFAKLISGLFKKKQMRIGIYGPPNAGKTTLSNRIVRDWTGDAVGPVSEIPHETRRARRKEGVTISDEKGSAVTIDIVDTPGVTTKIDYKEFLEYGMEQEEAIVRAREATEGVAEAMHWLREDIDGVIYMLDSTQDPFIQVNIMLVGIIESRDLPVIIVANKNDLPDASSARIKSAFPQHPVISISGLEGNNVEELYQKMIEYFG
- a CDS encoding radical SAM protein — translated: MLSKGCKQCHIGAKMVLFVTGICGKDCWYCPISYERKGKDNTYANDRLVKSDRDIIDEAKMMGALGTGVTGGEALLDMDKVTRYCRLLKDEFGPEHHIHLYTGTAPSTTKLNALKGLVDEIRMHPPQEMWENILDTDYIRAAKEAKEMGFEVTIEVPSLPGLKHLIQALPYIDYLNINELEWSETNAKCMREQGYSLEDDYHNAVPGAMEWAKELLSANKKVHWCSSTFKDSVQLRERLKRIAQNTAREFDEITEDGTVVYGFWIPEDKLPDDLEENMYQEFDDHIELAWWLLSDYPDDFPGEKKIIERYPNDGMIVEVTPL
- a CDS encoding type IV pilin N-terminal domain-containing protein, with the translated sequence MTGFESFIKNEEGVSEIVGAIVLISLAVAGVAIISVILFSGTPPQPVPKVDILSGFGSTPGKFYIYHNGGDELKIGSFSILVDSGSGYEDKTADFVLEGGGDVWQSGGSLYYDYGASPRPLSVNLVFTGYGTETLLTSSSVYYNKTGEYSPSDTGTGDIIVPADTFSTPVEIIDTDELNAELESRLGEAVLVTEINQSFIPDRVHAVIYNYEDLGAGNRNAYAREMSLNTTLGSNVYEVMVDELNLILSASDLPTSISVTVIAYNATEGSFSNTALVEVKRNN